The Candidatus Endomicrobium procryptotermitis genome has a window encoding:
- the nusG gene encoding transcription termination/antitermination protein NusG: MANQWYVVHTYSGHEDKVKKSLEMSVANLGMQDIISQILVPTEDVIEVKQNKKRIKKRKFYPGYVFVEMTVNNSTYWLIRNTAGVTGFLGGVKPVPMAQNEVASLLNIIINPDVSKPRPAVSFDREENVRIIEGPFKHFIGIVEEINQERGKLKVMVMIFGRPTPVELDFLQVEKI; the protein is encoded by the coding sequence ATGGCTAATCAATGGTATGTTGTACATACATATTCTGGACATGAGGATAAAGTAAAAAAGAGTTTGGAAATGTCCGTCGCAAATTTAGGCATGCAGGATATTATTTCACAGATTCTTGTCCCAACTGAAGACGTAATTGAAGTAAAACAAAATAAAAAAAGAATAAAAAAGAGAAAATTTTATCCGGGTTATGTTTTTGTCGAGATGACTGTCAATAATAGTACATATTGGCTTATCAGAAACACTGCCGGAGTTACCGGTTTTCTAGGCGGTGTAAAACCTGTTCCGATGGCACAAAACGAAGTGGCAAGCCTATTGAACATTATCATCAACCCTGATGTTTCTAAACCTAGACCGGCCGTTTCGTTTGATAGAGAAGAGAACGTGCGTATTATTGAAGGACCGTTCAAACATTTTATCGGCATTGTCGAAGAGATTAATCAGGAAAGAGGTAAACTAAAAGTCATGGTAATGATTTTCGGAAGGCCTACTCCGGTTGAACTCGATTTTTTACAGGTTGAAAAAATATAA
- the secE gene encoding preprotein translocase subunit SecE codes for MNLIKNVIQFFREAYYELTKVTWLGKKEVAGTTFVVVIFVIIMSIFVSIVDIILGRILGFIL; via the coding sequence ATGAATTTAATAAAGAATGTTATACAGTTTTTCAGAGAAGCATATTATGAGCTTACGAAAGTTACATGGCTTGGCAAAAAAGAAGTTGCAGGCACCACGTTTGTAGTTGTGATATTTGTGATTATAATGTCTATTTTTGTAAGCATAGTTGATATAATTCTCGGCAGAATTTTAGGTTTTATATTATAA